DNA sequence from the candidate division WOR-3 bacterium genome:
GTGGCTTTTTACTCTTTTGCTTGCCTATGCATATACCGCCTCAATATTGCCGGTAAATATTATTCTGCAGCCCAGGGATTATCTTTCTTTCTTTGTTTTATTTTTCGGTTTAATTGTGGGATATCTTGGTGTTATAATCACTCACCCTAATGTAAATACACCTTCTTTCGTGAGTTTTTCTGGAAAAGAGGGCTATTTATTTCCAATGATGTTTGTGACAATTGCTTGTGGTGCAATTTCTGGATTTCATTCCCTTGTTGCAAGTGGGACTACGTCTAAGCAATTAAATAATGAAAGGGATGCGAAAAGAATTGGTTATGGTGCAATGTTAACTGAAGGTGTTTTGAGCACACTCGCAATAATCGCGGTTTGTGCTGGTTTATACTGGTATGGGGGTAAAGAAGGTTTTATTTATCCTGAATTGATAAAAGGTGGCAATTGGATAGCCGCATTTGGCAAAGGTTACGGTCAAATAACAAAACCCATACTTGGTGCCCTTGGAATGTTCATTGGCATTACAATGCTCAAAACTTTTATTGTAACAACCCTTGATACTGCGACGCGGATAACCCGTTATATTGGAACCGAATTGTTTGGAGAGAGATTTGGTATCGGTTTTATGAAGAATATGTATATAAATAGTGCAATTGTAATTGGATTTGCGACCTATCTTGCAATTGGACCCTGGCAGAGTATCTGGCCTGTCTTCGGTGCATCCAATCAACTTGTTGCAGCATTGACATTGTTGGTTGTGACCACCTGGCTTTTAACTAAAAGAAAGAATAGTCTATATACATTTGTTCCCGCAATATTTATGCTTCTGGTTACGATTACGGCACTAATTATTCAAACTGTGAAATTTTTTTCCACCCAAAAGATAATGCTTGGGATTGTTTCAATTATATTGTTGATTCTTGCTGGTTTTATGATTGAAGAGACAATCGGCAATTTAAAAAAAATTAAAGGTCGTGATTGAAAGCCAGGATATGTTTCTTTTATACCATTTCTCAATGAACACAGAGAGTTTGTTTATAATTGAAATTAAAAAGGGGGCTAAATGATATTTGGCATACCTAAGGAATTACCGCCATTTAAAGAAATCCCTGAGTATCGGGTTGGGCTTTCGCCAATGGCGGTCAAAGAATTGGTCCTTTACGGAGCAAAAGTGTATGTAGAGGCGGGCGCTGGTGAGGGCGCGGGATTTACGGATGAAGAGTATGTTAAAGCGGGTGCTGAGATAGTTTATTCGAAGGAAGAAGCCTATCGCCGGGCAGAGATTATCCTGAAAGTACGTCGTCCCCAGCAGGAAGAATATTCTTTCATAAAAGACGGTCAAATCATAATGGGTTTTATGCATCTTATTACAGCAACGAAAGAATTTCTTCAGGTTATTAGGGAAAAAAAGATTACCCTTGTCGGTTATGAGATAATTCAAAAAGACGATGGACGATTACCTATGGTAATCCCAATGAGTGAGATGGCGGGAAAATTATCGGTCCAGATCGCCGGCCGGCTTCTTGAATCACCTAGTGGTGGGCGGGGTATTTTATTGGGTAGTTTACCCGGCATCCCACCGGCGGAGGTGGTAATTTTAGGTTGTGGTACACTCGGTTCAAATGCGGCCAAGAGTTTTGCAGCACTGGGAGCTAATGTCTACATTGTGGATATCCTCCGCGATAAGCTTGACAACCTCGCCTGTCATACTGAGGGCAGCCGTATTACAACGATGTTTTCAACAAGGCACAATATAGAGAAACTTATTAAATTTGCCGATGTAGTAATTGGGGCAGTGCTTGTTCCCGGGAAAAGGACACCTGTGCTGGTGACAACCGAGATGATTAAGACGATGAAACGCGGTGCTGTTATAGTTGATTTTGATATCGACCAAGGTGGCTCGATTGAGACGGCAAAGATTACTCCGACAGGAAGATTCATTTACAACGTTGATGGGGTAGTTCATTTTTGCATGCCTAATGCTACCACCTTAGTGCCCCGCACTGCCAGTCATGTAATTTCATCAAGCGTTTTTCCGTATCTTAAAATAATTGCTGAATATGGCTTTGAACGTGCATTACGGGAGTTACCCGAACTTGCCAGGGGTATTTATGCAGAGAACGGTGAAATTAGAAAGGAGTATTTGGCATGAATTGGTTTGACGAATATAAAAAGAAAAAATGCTCGATTGAAGAGGCAGTTTCGGTTGTGAAGAGTAATGACCGAATTTACATCAGCGGCAACGCCGCAACGCCCATGACTTTGACCCAGGCATTAGCTATGCGAAAGGATGAATTGCATAATGTTGAAGTTGTTCATGTGCTCCTCTTTGGTGATGATCCTCTCTCAAAGCCTGGTATGGAAGGACATTTTCGGCACAATTCTTTATTCGTTGGCCCAGGCGATCGCGCAGCAGTAAATGAGGGTAGGGCGGATTACATACCTATTTTCTTATACGAAATTCCCAACCTATTTTATTCGGGTCTTCTGCCACTTGATGTGGCCTTCTTGCATTTATCCCCACCTGATGAACATGGTTTCATGAGTTTTGGAGTAGAATGTTTGGCTTCTAAAGCCGCAGCGGAAACAGCAAAAATCGTTGTCGCCCAGGTTAATGAAAAAATGCCGCGCACCTTGGGTGATTCTTTTATTCATATCTCGCGTGTCCATAAAATTGTTGAAGTAAGTGTTGACTTGCCCGAGCTTGAGCCAGTTCCTTTCACAGAGGTTGAGAGAAAGATTGGAGAGCATATTGCGAATCTTGTTGAGGATGGTTCCACTCTCCAATTGGGGATTGGCGGAATACCTAATGCCGCTTTGAAGGCGATGTTTGATAAAAAGGATCTCGGTGTGCACACTGAGATGGTTTCTGATAGTATTATGGAAGCAATAGAAGCTGGTGTGATCACCGGAGCCAAAAAAACATTACATCCCTACAAGGTCGTTGCAACTTTCTATCTTGGCTCACGACGTTTATATGAGTTTATCGATAACAATCCTATTTTTGAAACACATCCCACAAATTATACGAATCACCCTACTGTTATTGCTCGTAACGATAAAATGGTCGCAATAAACTCGGCAATTGAAGTTGACATTACTGGCCAGGTCTGCTCAGATTCGATTGGAACAAAAATCTATTCCGGGTTTGGAGGACAGGTAGATTTCATTCGTGGTGCTGCACAGTCAAAAGGAGGAAAGCCGATCATTGCCTTACCTTCAACTGCGAAAAATGATACGATATCCAAGATTGTACCCACCCTACAGGTTGGAGCAGGAGTTGTTACGACCCGTGCGGATGTTCACTATGTTGTGACCGAATATGGTGTGGCCTATTTACATGGTAAAAATTTGCGCCAGCGCGCGGAAGCCTTGATCAATATTGCACATCCGAAGTTTCGCCCTTGGCTTGAAGAAGAGGCTAAAAAAAGAAAGCTGTTATAGCACCCGGTGGAGGATATTGGCGGACATATATTATTTGTTACGATAAGCGGAAAAAACAACCATCGTTTATATCTTTTAATCTATGGAAGGTATAAATGAATATTTCCCACATTGCAATTGCGGTGAAAGACATCTCCAAAAGTCTCAAGATTTGGCAGGATGTTCTTGGTTTAAAGTTGATAAAGATTGTGGATGTCCCAGAGCAGCAAGTGAAAGTTGCGGTAATGGAGTTAGGCGATACGCATATTGAGTTGCTTGAACCCTTGAGTTCCGATAGTTCTGTTGCAAGATTCATTGAAAAAAAGGGTGAGGGGCTCCATCACATTGCCTTGACGGTCGAAGATATCATCTGCACACTCGAAAACCTCAAAAGATCTGGTGTGCGGCTCATTGATGAAAAACCACGCAAGGGAGCAATGGATTCGCAGATAGCTTTTATTCACCCTCAGAGCACAGGTGGAGTGCTTATTGAACTATGTCAGAAATAGATTATCCTCCATTTTTTGTGCTCCTAAGACGCTTTTACGAGCAGGATGTAAAATATTTTATCATCGATGGAGTTGCGGCTGTTCTACATGGGGTTTTGCGGGCAACATTTGATTTAGATGTGGTAGTTGATTTCAGTGAAGAAAAGTTAAAAAGTTGATATCCGTAATCAATGAATTCAATCTTAAACCCACCGTACCGATAAATCCCACAGAAATGGCGGATGCGGATAAGAGAAAAAAGTGGCGCGAAGAGAAAAATACTAAAGTTTTAAACTTTGTGGATACCGAGGGGATATATCGGCTGGATATCGTCTTGCTCTATAATTATGCCAATTTCAAGCCGATGGAGATAGTCATCGACGAAATACCGGTGTATGTAGTAGACAAAGAAACGCTCATTGGAATGAAAAAAAATGCTGGTCGGGATGTGGATTTAAGAGACATTCAATATCTTCAGGAATTATGAATAAATATGAAGCCCGACTAAAAATTCTTTCTCAAAGTATTACGTTTTTGAAAAAAATATATCCATCTGAAAAATTACATTACTGGGTTGATATAAAAACAAATCGCATTGGCGTTCCTCATCGCTTGTGGACTTTGCGTGTAAGTTTAAATATGAGTGAAGAAGAATTTGCCCGCACAATTGGATTGACACTCAAAGACTATCAAAGATTTGAGTGCATCGGAGCGGAAGTGCCGGAATTTGTGATCAAAAGAGTTTGTGCAAAGTTTGGGATAGATAAAAATTGGCTAAAAGTATTATGATATTTTTTGTATTTGATAATTTAGTTTTCTGCTATTTACGGGGAGGTTTTTATGCACATAGAGACTGACATCGTGCACGGTGGGGTGCATCCCGATGAAAAAACCGGTGCTCATGTACCGCCGATATATATGACTTCAACATTTGTGTTTAAGGATGCCGATCACGGTGCACGATTATTTAAAGGTGAGGAAGAAGGTTACATCTATACGCGTCTGGGCAACCCAACGATTGATTTGCTGGCAAAAAAGATGGCAATTCTGGAATCGGGTGAAGCGGGCTTGGCATTTGCTTCAGGCATGGCGGCGGTCTTTGCAACGGTGCTGACTTGCTGCAAGAGTGGCGACCACATTATTTCTGATAAGGTAATTTATGGTGGTTCCTATGCACTTTTTCAAGGGCTGTTACCCAAAATCGGTATCACTACGACATTTGTTGATACCACCAACGATTCTGAGATAGAGAATAATCTCAAATCAAATACTCGGTTGATTTTTGTTGAATCGCCGGCGAATCCAACTTTAAAAATAAATGACATTGCGCATCTTGCAGACATTGCCCACCGTCGAAACATTTTGCTTTGTGTGGATAATACCTTTGCTACACCTTATTTGCAACGACCGATTGAACTTGGTGCAGATATCGTTATACATTCCGCCACTAAATATTTAGGAGGACATGGAGACTTGATTGGCGGTATTGTGGTAGGAAAAAAAGATTTTATAAAAAAAATGGCAGACGAAGTGGCAAAGGATGTTGGGGGATGTATTTCGCCCGTCAATGCCTGGCTGATACTCCGTGGTTTGAAGACACTGGCGGTGAGAATGGAAAGACATAGTGCAAATGCAATGGCTCTGGCGAGATTTTTGAAAAATCATCCAAAGGTTGAAAAGGTTTATTACCCTGGTCTTGAAGACCACCCCGGATATGAAATTGCCAAAAAACAGATGCGTTATTTTGGTGGAATGCTGGGTTTTGATTTAAAAGGCGGCAAAGAAGCCGGAAAGGTCGTTATGAACTCGGTTAAAGTCTGTACCCTTGCAGTGAGTCTTGGTGATACTGATACTTTAATAGAACATCCTGCATCAATGACCCATTCAACTTATACTGAAGAAGAATTAATAAAAGCAGGGATCAATCCAGGATTTGTCAGAATGTCCGTGGGCATAGAAAATGTTGAAGATCTAATTGACGACTTAGAACAGGCATTATCTAAAATCTGAAATGTAGCATTCAGTTTCTATCGGACGGCTAAGTATAGTTAAAAGGCTCTCTTGCAGGGTTGGTTATTTTATAAAAAGAGCATCTTCATAATGATTATTGTTTGTTTAATCTAAAGAAAATGAAGTAGGGCAGGGTTTTCCATGGAAACCAATTGTTCTTTCGGAACCAGAGGTTAGCCTTGCGTCAGGAGTATAACAATGTAGGGCAAGGCTTTAGCCTTGCAACAGGAGTATAACAATGAAGATAAAATCACCGGTTACATTCGGTCTGGGTATTTTTCTTGTGGTCTTTGGTGGCGTAGGCATTTTTGTTACTGACATTCCAGTCAAGATCATACCATTCTTTATCGGCCTTTTGCTAATCTATCTTGGTTGGAAAGGAACACGTACCGCAACTGCTGTATTCGGTCATATCACGGTTGTCTGTGGTTGTTTTCTTATTACCTATGGTCTGTATTTATTGCCTTATGCTAAACCAACGCTTACCCATATTTTTGGTATGCCTCTTTTCTGGGGCTTGATTTGTTTACTTGGTGGCATCTGTGCAATCTATCATGCTTTTTGCAATTGTGTGAGATGCCCAAGAAATTAACAAATCTAAGGAGGAATTATGTGGCAAATAAATAAACCAACGGTATTCATTGTTGCAATACCGTTTATAATTATTCGCCTTATCTTTATTGTATTGGGTTTTAATACAAATCCTGAAGCAAAAACTGGTGATGGTTATCCGCGCAGGACTTTTTTCTTCTTAATGGGAGGATTTTATATTTTTATTATCTTGGCAATCATTGGTGGCGGAATATTGTGGACAAAAAAGCAGCAAAAAGAGTTGGAATGGTTTAAAAAATTTGGTATCCCTGGAACTGCAGAAATCCTCTCAGCAGAGCAAACCGGTGTTTACATAAATAAACTTCCCCAAGTCTGTTTGAAATTGAGCATAAGTACCGGAATGTTTGCACCATACACTACTACTATTAAAAAGGTATTTAGTTTCACAGATATGGGTAAATTAATTCCTGGTGCAAAATTTCAAGTGCTTGTTGACCCGAAAAAACCAAAACGGTTCATATTTATCTAACATGGACGTCTAAATGGTAAAATTTATAGAAAAAAGTGGTGAATCATTTGAAGAGGCGATTGTAATACTTGATGCCAGCAACCATCTAGAAGGTGTTAATGCTGAATATCAATATCTTGCGAAAAGATTCGGTGCCCAGGGGAGAGACTGGAGATTACTCACTCAGAGTTTGATACCTCACGGCAGAAGGCAATACGACAAAATTGAAATAGAGTTCGCTGACCAAACCAAAAAGGCGATATTCTTTGATATTACCTCTTTTTTTGATAAATTCTAAAAGGGCAGGGTTATGAGTATTTTAAATATTCCCATTATTACCTTTTTTGCAATCATTTTGTCCGTTATTTGTGTAATATTTGCATTTGTATGGGGTTTGCTTTATAGACCGGGAGATAAAGATGAATAATATGCTTATATATGCCATGGTTATAGTGCTTTATCTTCTATTATTGCTCGTTATTGGTATCATTTCTGGCAGAAAAACAAAAGATACTTCGGACTTTTATCTGGGTGGACGAAATATCGGTCCCTGGGTGACTTCTCTGTCTTATGTAGCAGCATATTTCAGTTCAGTTGTGATAATTGGAGGTGGTGCATTTGGCTGGCTTTACGGAATGTCAACACTTTGGATTGGTGCAATAAATGTTCTACTGGGAACGACTGTATGCTGGATTGTTCTTGGTCCGAGAATGAGAGAAATTACCCATAGACTGAATGTCATTACTATTCCTGAATTTCTAAAGAGAAGATATGATTCAAACTTTGCTTTAATATTTTCTTCGCTTGTGATAGCGATATTTTTGATAGTTTATAATGTGAGTATGCTCAAAGGTATGGGGCATATATTTGAAGGATTGATTGGTGTTTCATATATCTACGGTCTTTTGATTTCTTCGGTGATAATACTTTTTTATGTATCAATTGGTGGATATATTGCAGTTGTTTGGACAAGTTTTATACAGGCTTGGATAATGGGAATAGGATTGATAACACTCACAATTTTTACATTGAAAAGTGTCGGTGGCATTTCAAACGCTGCATTTAATCTCTCTGTAATTAATAAGGGATATGTTGATACACCCGGCGTATGGAATTGGCAGGGATTGATTTCTTATGCATTGATAGTCAGTTTTGGAGTTTGGGGTATGCCCCAACTTCTGGTTAGATTTTATTCAATTAAGAAACTCAGTTTTTTCAAGATAGGAACACCAGTCGCAGCGCTTGGGACTTGTCTTGCACTTCTGCCGTATTTTAATGGCGCTATATCAAGAATACTTTTTCCTTCATTGAAGAATCCTGACCTTGCAATACCGATGCTTGTAAAATCTGTTCTTAACCCTGTAGGCTCCTCAATATTTCTGGCAGCAGTCCTTGCTGCAGGTATGTCAACATTTTCGTCAGTATTAATAATAATCACTGGTTCAATAATCAAAGATTTTTTGAAAGAAGGATTGAAATTAAATTATGATGACAAGAGGATGCTTACGATGAGCAAAATCACAACACTCATTGTAGGTATTATCTCAATTATAATTGCTATAAAACCGCCCGCCCTTGTACTTGCTTTAACTGCGTTCTCTTGGGCAATCATATCTTCTACTACACTCTGGCCGGTTCTATTTGGACTTTACGCAGGATGGGTTACCAAAGCTGGAGTAATTTCTTCAATGATTGGTGGCTTTCTCGTAGCACTGATATGGATGGCTCTAAAACAACCATTCAAAGTTCATGGATTTATCCCTGGAATTATCATCTCCTTTATGATAATTACACTGGTTAGTCTGTTCACAAAAAAATATGACAAAGAATTTTTGGAGACGATTTACCACAAAAAATAAGAAAGGAGAAAATATGAAATTCATAAGATTTTTATTGTTGACCTTTGCTTTAATCGCGTTTTCTTTTGCGCTCAGGCCAGAAAGAGAATATAAGGCGATACCTTCTGATTACGGTATTATTTACCGAGAGGTTGAATTTCTGACCGCAGATAATTTAAAACTAAAAGGCTGGTTCATTCCTGCTCAGGATACTGTTGGTATTTTGAACTCAGTTATCGGACGTCTCGTACCGGTTCCCGATGAGTTAAAACCCGATGTCAGAGAGTATAAAACAGATACTACAAGGAAACCAACGATTATTATCTGTGATGGTGATGCTGGTAATATGACACAATTTATATTCTATGCTTATCATTTTTTTACAAAAGGATATAACGTTTTCTTGTTTGACTGGCGTGGCTTTGGGAAAAGCTCAGATTGGCAAACCGAGCAGGACAGGTTGTGTTATACTGAATATATTGATGATTATGATGCCACAATTGGTTTTGTAAAAAAACAACCTGAAGTTGATACGACACGAATAGGAGTTATGGGTTTTTCCACGGGCGCTTATCTTTCCTTTGCAATCATTGCGAAAAGAAATGATATTTCTGCTTATGTAGGTAGGGCACTTATGAGTTCGTTTGATGAACTTTTACCAGTATTGAAACAATCATTACCGGGGCGAAACTTTATGGCACCAGAGAATTATCCCGAAGAACTATTACCTATAAATGCGGCTGAGAAGATTAAGATTCCAGTCTTTTTGATCGTTGGTGAAAAAGATAATCGAACACCGGTTTGGATGTCTGAGAAGATAATGGTCAAATTGAATGGTCCAAAAGAACTATGGATAGTTCCTAAAGCAGAGCACGGTGGTATAAACGGACCAGAATTCATCAATTATCCTGAATTCTTTGACAGGGTTCTGGCATTTTTTGATAAATATTTAAAAAAATAAACCGCCGTCAGTCGTTATTGAGTGCATTAGCTCACTAATGCCTTTGTACTGAAAATTTAAATTTAAATGAGAAAGGAGTAATATGTTTATATTGGCAGTCATTATTGGATACATAGCAATGTTGATATTAAGCCCGCTTCCGGTGTTAGGACCAATAATTGCTGGATTCATTGCGGGATTGATTATTGGTGGAGTAAAGAACGGAATGCTTGCG
Encoded proteins:
- a CDS encoding carbon starvation protein A translates to MNSLLLGFGAIILFLTAYKFYGRRLERLFNINPENKTPAHYKYDGVDYVPAKNWLVLFGHHFSSIAGAGPILGPVIACAVWGWGPAILWIVIGSIFVGGVHDFSSLMLSLRNDGRSIGDTTEITLGVRAKIIFSLFVWLSLILVIAVFAASAAKTLETTPEIVIPTFGIIPTAILVGLMLYHWRVNTILSTIIGVGMLFGLILLGWYVPIKWTYYGWLFTLLLAYAYTASILPVNIILQPRDYLSFFVLFFGLIVGYLGVIITHPNVNTPSFVSFSGKEGYLFPMMFVTIACGAISGFHSLVASGTTSKQLNNERDAKRIGYGAMLTEGVLSTLAIIAVCAGLYWYGGKEGFIYPELIKGGNWIAAFGKGYGQITKPILGALGMFIGITMLKTFIVTTLDTATRITRYIGTELFGERFGIGFMKNMYINSAIVIGFATYLAIGPWQSIWPVFGASNQLVAALTLLVVTTWLLTKRKNSLYTFVPAIFMLLVTITALIIQTVKFFSTQKIMLGIVSIILLILAGFMIEETIGNLKKIKGRD
- a CDS encoding alanine dehydrogenase, which codes for MIFGIPKELPPFKEIPEYRVGLSPMAVKELVLYGAKVYVEAGAGEGAGFTDEEYVKAGAEIVYSKEEAYRRAEIILKVRRPQQEEYSFIKDGQIIMGFMHLITATKEFLQVIREKKITLVGYEIIQKDDGRLPMVIPMSEMAGKLSVQIAGRLLESPSGGRGILLGSLPGIPPAEVVILGCGTLGSNAAKSFAALGANVYIVDILRDKLDNLACHTEGSRITTMFSTRHNIEKLIKFADVVIGAVLVPGKRTPVLVTTEMIKTMKRGAVIVDFDIDQGGSIETAKITPTGRFIYNVDGVVHFCMPNATTLVPRTASHVISSSVFPYLKIIAEYGFERALRELPELARGIYAENGEIRKEYLA
- a CDS encoding acetyl-CoA hydrolase/transferase C-terminal domain-containing protein, yielding MNWFDEYKKKKCSIEEAVSVVKSNDRIYISGNAATPMTLTQALAMRKDELHNVEVVHVLLFGDDPLSKPGMEGHFRHNSLFVGPGDRAAVNEGRADYIPIFLYEIPNLFYSGLLPLDVAFLHLSPPDEHGFMSFGVECLASKAAAETAKIVVAQVNEKMPRTLGDSFIHISRVHKIVEVSVDLPELEPVPFTEVERKIGEHIANLVEDGSTLQLGIGGIPNAALKAMFDKKDLGVHTEMVSDSIMEAIEAGVITGAKKTLHPYKVVATFYLGSRRLYEFIDNNPIFETHPTNYTNHPTVIARNDKMVAINSAIEVDITGQVCSDSIGTKIYSGFGGQVDFIRGAAQSKGGKPIIALPSTAKNDTISKIVPTLQVGAGVVTTRADVHYVVTEYGVAYLHGKNLRQRAEALINIAHPKFRPWLEEEAKKRKLL
- the mce gene encoding methylmalonyl-CoA epimerase, with product MNISHIAIAVKDISKSLKIWQDVLGLKLIKIVDVPEQQVKVAVMELGDTHIELLEPLSSDSSVARFIEKKGEGLHHIALTVEDIICTLENLKRSGVRLIDEKPRKGAMDSQIAFIHPQSTGGVLIELCQK
- a CDS encoding helix-turn-helix transcriptional regulator, yielding MNKYEARLKILSQSITFLKKIYPSEKLHYWVDIKTNRIGVPHRLWTLRVSLNMSEEEFARTIGLTLKDYQRFECIGAEVPEFVIKRVCAKFGIDKNWLKVL
- a CDS encoding PLP-dependent aspartate aminotransferase family protein, with the protein product MHIETDIVHGGVHPDEKTGAHVPPIYMTSTFVFKDADHGARLFKGEEEGYIYTRLGNPTIDLLAKKMAILESGEAGLAFASGMAAVFATVLTCCKSGDHIISDKVIYGGSYALFQGLLPKIGITTTFVDTTNDSEIENNLKSNTRLIFVESPANPTLKINDIAHLADIAHRRNILLCVDNTFATPYLQRPIELGADIVIHSATKYLGGHGDLIGGIVVGKKDFIKKMADEVAKDVGGCISPVNAWLILRGLKTLAVRMERHSANAMALARFLKNHPKVEKVYYPGLEDHPGYEIAKKQMRYFGGMLGFDLKGGKEAGKVVMNSVKVCTLAVSLGDTDTLIEHPASMTHSTYTEEELIKAGINPGFVRMSVGIENVEDLIDDLEQALSKI
- a CDS encoding sodium/proline symporter, with the protein product MNNMLIYAMVIVLYLLLLLVIGIISGRKTKDTSDFYLGGRNIGPWVTSLSYVAAYFSSVVIIGGGAFGWLYGMSTLWIGAINVLLGTTVCWIVLGPRMREITHRLNVITIPEFLKRRYDSNFALIFSSLVIAIFLIVYNVSMLKGMGHIFEGLIGVSYIYGLLISSVIILFYVSIGGYIAVVWTSFIQAWIMGIGLITLTIFTLKSVGGISNAAFNLSVINKGYVDTPGVWNWQGLISYALIVSFGVWGMPQLLVRFYSIKKLSFFKIGTPVAALGTCLALLPYFNGAISRILFPSLKNPDLAIPMLVKSVLNPVGSSIFLAAVLAAGMSTFSSVLIIITGSIIKDFLKEGLKLNYDDKRMLTMSKITTLIVGIISIIIAIKPPALVLALTAFSWAIISSTTLWPVLFGLYAGWVTKAGVISSMIGGFLVALIWMALKQPFKVHGFIPGIIISFMIITLVSLFTKKYDKEFLETIYHKK
- a CDS encoding alpha/beta fold hydrolase, with protein sequence MKFIRFLLLTFALIAFSFALRPEREYKAIPSDYGIIYREVEFLTADNLKLKGWFIPAQDTVGILNSVIGRLVPVPDELKPDVREYKTDTTRKPTIIICDGDAGNMTQFIFYAYHFFTKGYNVFLFDWRGFGKSSDWQTEQDRLCYTEYIDDYDATIGFVKKQPEVDTTRIGVMGFSTGAYLSFAIIAKRNDISAYVGRALMSSFDELLPVLKQSLPGRNFMAPENYPEELLPINAAEKIKIPVFLIVGEKDNRTPVWMSEKIMVKLNGPKELWIVPKAEHGGINGPEFINYPEFFDRVLAFFDKYLKK